The nucleotide sequence ATCGCTTGTTCCTCAATGCTTTGTGAATATTGTTTTTAAGTCCAGAAGATTACAGCTTCAGCATGGCTGTCAATCCTCGGATGCCAATTTATTCAAGGGCCTGATTTCGTAAAGCCAAATTCCGGCCGGAAGGTCATTTCGCTTATTGGGAGAGCAGGATCTTCAGGTTCCTGCGCTGTCCCGAAGCGCGCAGTTCGATCAGATAGATCCCCGCCGCAACCTTTCGGCCCAGATCGTCGCGACCGTTCCAAACGGCCTGATGCGTACCCCGGAAATAGGCCCCCGTCGCGATATTGCGCACTTTCTGGCCCCTGAGATTGTAGACGTCGAGGCTCAGCGGGGTCTTGTCCGCCGGCAGGCTGAAATTGATCTCCGCGCTTTGCTGGAAAGGGTTGGGATGGCAGCTCAGAGCCAGGGCCGGACCGGGAATTGGCTGATCAGACAAGGCCAGGGGAGGATAAAATTCCGGCAGAAACTGGTTCAGGAAAGCCCGGACCTCATCCTGGAGCATGAAATAGAGCGGAAAGCCAAGCAGGGCCAGGGTTCCGGTATGCTCCACCCGGATTGCCAGAGGCTCGTTGTCATTCACGCCGCCGTTGAGGATCTCGGCCCGGTACAGCGGGTCCGGCGCGCCCAAAAACACATAGCTCATGGGCAGCATGCCGTTCCAGGCCGTTGCCAGTTTGGCAGGGTCGGGATGCAGATTTGGATATGCAGCAGACTGGGCTGAGACCAGAACCGCGGAATTGTTCAGCACGGGCGTGATCCCGGGCAGGAATTTGTTCAGGAAAGCCGTGTCGAACTGGCTGGGGTACTTCCAGCCCGAGATAAGCAGCTTTCCGCCGCTCAGGACATAGCTTCCCAGCATGTTCAGATGGTTGATCAGCTGCATGTCCGAAAAGTCGTCGCAGTGCCAGAGCACGAGCGGATGGTGGCTCAAGTGGTTGATGGACAGCCCGGGCTGTTCATCGACATCCCACTGCGTATAGTTAATATCCTGCAGCACATAATCATAGAACGCGTCCACCTCGGCGTCGGTGGGCGAAATATTGGCCCCGTTGCCGTGCCGGGTCTCGTCCACCACCAAAAAGCCCTGGTCAAAGGGAAAATCTATCGGTTCGGCCAGCATCGCGTTGGAGGGCAGCGAATGGAAGTCTTCCGTGTCCACGGCCACCACATAATATTCATAACTGTTTCCATTGGTGACAGTTAGGTCTGTATAGGCCAATCCCAGGACGGGGTTGTCCGTGATCCGGATGAAAGCCCCGGAGGGTAGCTCGCGCCGGTAAACATGGTAGCCATTCAGGTCGATGCCGGCCCCAAACTCGCTCCAGGTGAGGTCCACAGCCTGATTGTAGGCCAGGCAGGTTTCCAGCAGCATCGCGTTTTGGCTGAAGGAGCGGGTCAGAACCCAATGGTTGGGATCGATCCTGATGCCGCTCATGTCATCCGAAAGCCCTATGGGAAAGTAGTTTACGAAGCCACCTGGAGTCGCGCGGATAACCACCGAATCCGCCACCGCCGAGCCCGGAACGCTGATGGGAACGTCGATATCGAACCAGGTCGCGGTGGGACTGGTAGTCGTGCCGATGATCTTGCCCAGGCCAGAATCGTTGTGCAGCACGGTGAAAGTGGCGTTGGGTATGCCCGGGGAATAGATCCATTGCTGGAAGAATTGGGTCAGGTCCAATCCGCCGGCCTGTTCCGCCAGGTCGATGAATTCCGCCGTGTTGATGTTGGTGCCGGGATAGGTGGTCAGGATGGACTGGATGAACTGGAAGAAGGCCGCGTTGCCGAGCTTGAGGCGCAGCATGTGCAGGACGGAAGCGGATTTTTCATAGGTGGGCGGGGCGAACATCATGTTGTATTCAGGGTCAAAGATGGTTTGGGGCCCGTTGTTGTTCTCCCAGGAGATGTAATACTGCTGGATATTGTCGCGCAGGTAGTCGCAGCCGGCTTCCCAGCCCTCGTGATGCGCTTCCCAGAGAAACTCGGAATAGGTGGCAAAACTCTCCTTGAGCCAGACTTCGCGCATGGTGATGGGAGTCACGTAATTGCCATACCATTGATGTGCAAGTTCATGCGCCACAATCGATTCATACTGCTGGTTGCCGGTCAGGTAGGCGGCGCCGAAGGTGGTCATGGTCTGGTGTTCCATCGCCGCGTAGGTGGTCATGGGAACCACCATGTGGCCGTATTTCTGGAAGGGATAGGGGCCGAAAATGTCGCTGAAAAAGGCGATCATGGCCGGAACGTTGGCAAAGTCCGTCTGGGCGTTGTTTAGCTGCCCGGACGTCACGAAATTCTGGACCGGCAGAGCGCCCGCCTGCTGGGCAAACTCGATATAGGGCCCGGCGGCGAAGCCCATCACGTAGGTCGCCACGTTGGAATTGCAGGTCCAGTGGTGCGTGCGGGTGCCGTCGCCATTGTCCGTTATGGCGTAGCGGACCCCGTTTGCCGCCACCAGCCAGTCCTCGCGCACGGTGATGTGCCAATCCACCCAGGCTTTCTTCCAGGGATGGTCATAGCTCGGCCACCAATAGCGCCCGGCGTCCGGGTTGGATAGCGTGTAGATGAAATTGGGGGTGAAGATCATGCCGATGTTGTAGGGCGCCGGACTGCGGCTCGGCACACCGGAATAGTGGACCGTGGTGGTGAAGATGCCTTGCGAGACAGAGAGCGGAATGTGGATGATCCCGTCCTGATGCGTGAAAGCGCTGGCGACGCCATCCACGAGGACGCTGTTCACGCTCAGGGAATCGCCCTCCAGTTCATAGTCGATGCCGGTAAGATTCTGTTGGGCATAGACATACGCAGTCACGCTGCCCTGGATGAACTGCGTCTGGTCGTTGATCGCCAGGTTGATGACATACTTGGAGATCAAGAACCCGGTCATCGAGTCAGCTCGCACGATCTCCTGAGTGCTGGGTTCCAGGCTCCAGAAGGGCTGGGTCGCCTCCAAGCTGGCCACTCCCACCATCATTAATAAACCCAAAATCCAAACTGTCAAACGTCTGTTCATCGCTTTCCTCCTCCGGGAGATCCCGGCGGTGTTTTTTTCCTTATTCCATGCTCCCCCACCCTCCTCCTTTTGTCAAACAATTTTATCGGCTGGCCCGTCTGACCCGCTCACAGCACAGCCATTTATAGATTTAAAGCCTTGTATCCCATCACTTTCCCCATCCCGCCCTCCCTTGACGGTGTTAATCACTTGTCTATCCACTGTCTATCACTTGTCTATAATAGACAAGTGATAGACAGTGGATAGACAAGTGATAGGCAGGGTGAAAAGAGGGCGGAACAAAATCATTGACCGGATAACGCGGGCGGAAATAATGCCATCGTTAAAGAATTTGAGCGAGGTAAACAGATGCTATTGGCAAACTTACTGGATCCCAAGACCATCCATATCGAACCGCGCGTGCTGGGCAGGGAGCAGGTGTATCAGGACATCATCGACCGCATCTGCCAGCAGAAGCATTATGCCAGCCCCCTCTGCGGCAAGCCGCTGCTGCCCGCGATAGCGGACCGGGAAAAGGAATCTTCCATGGCCTATCCTTCCGGGATCGCGATCCCCCACGTGCGCATCGAAGGGCTGGAGGACACTATCATTGGCATCACCTTTTTGCAGAATCCGATCGACTACGAGGGCGTCGAGGTGAACTGGGTGGCCCTGATCTTCACGGACAAATCATCCTCCAAGCTATATCTGAACGTTGTTTCCGCTTTGCTGAAGCTTTCCCTGGATAGCGAGGCCATGACCCAACTCCGCTCCCAAAGCGACGGGTACGGGGTGGTCAATTACCTGCGCAAGAGCAACATAGAGGTGGGCAAAGACATCTGCATCGCGGACATCATGGTCGTGGACCCCATCTGCGTTTCGCCGGACGCGCCGCTGAGTGTTTTGGACAGCCTGATGAACGAACACAAGATCTCCATGATCCCGGTTGTGAATGACCATAAGCACTATCTGGGTGAGGTCAACATCCTGGATGTGCTCAAAGTGGGAGTACCGCATTATGTGATGATGATCGACGATCTGGCCTTCCTGCGTTCCTACGAGCCTCTGGAAAGCCTCTTTGAACAGGAGGACAGAATCCTGGTGCGCGAGGTCATGCGCCGCGATGCCAAAACCCTTTCCCCCGGGGCCTCGATCATCGAAGCGGTGTATTACATGATCCAGAAACGGCAGCGCTATTTCTGCGTTGTGGAAGGAAAAACCCTGGTTGGTGTCCTCACCGCCATGGACGTATTCAGAAAGGTGATCAAAGCTTGAGCCAGACTCTTGTCATGCTCGCCGCGATGGCGATCTTCGTGATCTCCTACATCCTGATCATCACCGAATGGATCAACAAGATGCTGGCCTCCCTGATCGGGGGCTTCCTGTTGGTCATGACCGGGATCATCACGCAGGGCGAGGCTTTCCGGGCGGTGGATTGGAACGTGATCTTCTTCCTGATCGGGATGATGCTGGTGATCTCCGTGTTGCGCAAGACCGGGGTGTTCATGTATGTGGCGATCAGGACGGCCAAGCTGGCGCGGGGAAATCCGCTCCTGATCATGATGATGATGTATGTCGTGACCGCGTTTTTCGCCGCCTTCCTGGACAGCGTGACCGCGATCATGATCCTGGTGCCGGTGGTGATGCTGATCTGCGGGGAACTGAAGATCTCGCCCATACCCTTCATCATCACGATGTCCGTGGCCGCGAACATGGGCGGGGCCGCGACAATGGTCGGCGATCCGCCCAACGTCATCATCGGCAGCGCGACAGGCTACAATTTCCTCGATTTTGTCTATAACCTGGCACCTCTGGTGATCGTCGCGGTGGGCTTCAGCCTGGGGATAATCTATCTGCTGTTCAGGAAAAACCTGCGCGTAAGCATGAAAGACCGGGCCAAGCTGATGAGCTACCAGGAAGAAAACCTGATCACGAACAAGCAGCAGCTGGGAATTTCCCTCACCGTGCTGGTGCTCATGCTCACCGGACTGGCCCTGGACGGATTCCTGCACATCGGCACGGCCACCATTTCCATGACCGCGGGACTGTTTCTGATGGTGCTCAGCAACCGCAAAAAGATGGAGCCTGTGATGGCCGGGGATATTGACTGGGTGACCCTGTTCTTCTTCACCGGGCTGTTCATCCTGGTGGAGGGGCTGGTCAAAACCGGGTTCATCGACAAACTGGCCCGGCAGGTCATCGCCACGACCCATGCAGAGCCGCGTTCCACCTCCCTGGCGATCCTCTGGATCTCCGGAGTTTTCTCCGCCTGCATCGACAACGTGCCCTTCGTGGCAACCATGATCCCCGTCCTCAAGCAGATCGGGACCGTGATCAACAACCCCAAAATGATGGACCCAGTCTGGTGGTCATTATCCCTGGGAACCTGTCTGGGCGGGAACGGGACCCTGATCGGCGCCTCGGCCAACATCATCGCCGTCGGCATCGCCAAACAGAGCGGCTATCACATCAGCTTCCTCAAATTCACCAAGATCAGCATCATTTTCACCCTGCTCTCTCTGGGCTTGAGCACGGTCTACATCTTGGTGCGGTATTTTTAGGCGTTCGGCGTAAGATCTATCTCCTCATTGAGTTATGAGACGGGGAGAAGCGCATAAGGGGAAAAGGGGATCTCGCGGGCTTGGTTTGACTAGAAAGATCTACTGGTCCAGGCGGCCGGAAACCAGTTCCCTGATGTAGTACAAAGCCTGGAGGGCGTTGATGTTGGCGTCCAGGACGTTCAGGTCCGGATTGACGAAGTCGGGATAGGCCAGGTTGGGGGCCAGGAGGCTGGAAACCTTGGTGAAAAGATAATCGTGGCGGTTCCGGTAATCCAGGAATCTGCCGTAGCGCTGGTCCGGAAGATTGCCGGCCTGCATGCGCGCGTATCTGTTGTGGATCCTTCTGGAGAGAGGATAATCGTTGTAGGCGGGGATGGGGACTGACTGGCATTTCTTCGCATATTGGTTCATCAATTCGCGCCTCATCCGCAGTTGGAGGGGCACACGGGTCCAGAAATCGATGTATTCCATGTCCCAGAGCGGCAGATACCAGTCGTAGCCGAAGAAATCGTAGATGCGCAGGGAGTTCACGTAAAGCTTGGATTGGCGCTGGCGCCAGTCCCATTCATCGAAGATCGAGGCGGCGATCTCCACTTTCACGTTTTCCGGGATCTGGAGCTGATCGCCCACCCGCTGCCCAAAAAGCTTGTTGCGCCTGTCATTGGGGCAATACCAGAGGTCGTAGTGCTCCTTCAGAATCGCATCCAGAAGTTCGCGCGCCGTGATCTCCTCCCGGTTCTCAAACAAAAGGGGCAGATCGGCACCCTGGAACATTCCGCCGGAATGGCCCGGAACGATGATCGCGTCTGGCGGAATGAGTTTTCTCTCCTGAAGCTGTTTCACAGCCAGCCAGTCATGCACGTGGGGCAGCGAGCTCAGATTGGTTCCAAAGCGGAAATAGCGCCGCATTTCGTCTGAATGGTAGGCCTGATACCACATCCGGCGGTTGGTTTCAATGATGGTCCAGGGCAGGTTGAGGAATCTGGCCACCTTGCGCGAGGTGACGCATTCGTCCTGCAGGGAGCTGCCAAAAGTGTAGCACATAACCTTCGGATAGCCCAAACGCTTGAGCATCACAGCAATGAGGCGCGAATCCAAGCCACCGCTGAGCGGAACCACGATGGTGCGCCCGGCGGCGCTTTCGATCAGCCGGGAAAAGACTCTCTCGTGCATCTTGTCCAGTTCTGCCAGCGGGTCGGCCGGATGGTCGAAGTTTTGCCTGTAAATAAAGTAGTCACGCACTTCGAGGGTCTGGGTGAGTTTGTCCCAAACCAGGTATTGGCCGGCCTCCAGCTGTTTCAAGCCGGGGCAGAGAGTGTCGCCCAGGCAGGTGTAGCCAGCCAGCAGAAACTCGGTCAGGGCGTTTTGGTCGAGGCCCGGAGTTTTCAAGCGGGAGCGGAGTTCGAAGGCATCGTGGCTGAGCAGCAAAGCGTTGTTATGCAAGGCATAAAACAGAGGGAGGGAACGGATCCGGTCCACAGCGGCGAAGATGTGGTGTTCACGATCCAAAACCAGGCGGAAACAGCCATCGGACTCTTTCAGGATACTGGCAAAACGTACCTCAGAGCAGTCTTCAGGGAAGATCTGTTCCGAAATCTGGGCGTGGAACTTTCCCCCGTGCCAGAGATAACCCCGGTTGAGGCTTTTGTCGGTCAGGCTTTTTTCCATAGGGCTTGGAGATCCTCACTTGTGAGCTGGAACATGTCGCGGAAGCTGAATCCTTCGCGGAATCTGAACATGGCTATATAGAAGAGTCCATATCCCAGATAGGAAATGGCGGAAGCTATCGCGGCACCGGTGATGCCATATCTGGGAATGAGGATGAAATTGAGCGTGACGTTTACTGCCAGGGTGGCCAAAGATGAGTACAGATGGACTTTGGGCCTCCCCAGGGTGAAGAAATACTGCATCGCGACCTTGGCCACGGAGGCGAAAACCGCTCCGGCCAGCAGGATCATGGTGCTGAGCACCGCGCCGGAATATGCCTGGCCATAAACCGCTGGAATGAGCAGGCATAGCGGGATCCCCACCAGAGCCAATGCCACGCTGACATACAGGGTCAGCTTCAGCGTGCGGGCCATAATGCCCCTCGCCAGAGAGGGTTTATCGATGTTGTAGAGCTTGCCCAGAAGGGCGGAATTGATGCTCACGGGAACCAAAAACAGCAGTTCAGCCAGGACCACGGCAATGGAATAGACACCCAGATCGCTGATGCCCAGCATTCCCTTGATCATGAACTGGTCGGCCCGGAAATAAAGGAAGGAAAAGATCGCTCCCAACCAGAGGACTCCGCCATAGGAGAATTCGGCCTTGAGCAGCCTGGTGTCGATCGCCGGGGTATATTTTTGCCCGGTATGGCGCGCCAGATAAAGGGCGTTGAGCAGCATTCCCAAAACCGTGGCACCGAAGAAGGTAAGCGGCGTGAGGAATCCTGCCAGCCAGAGGATCAGGATGAGGGCGCTCTTGACGAGGAAAACGGTGATGATGTATCTGTTGCTTTCCAGGATGCGCTCATCGCCCACATACCAGGAATGGAGGCTGGTGAAGAACAGGTCTGAGGCCACAAAGACAAGCCCGCCAAAGACATAGAGATAGTTGTAGCCGGTGAGGGCAATCCCGGTTGAACGGAGCAGCAGAACGAGGGCGGAGATAACCAGAAAGATCAGGCCCAGGGCGGTCACATTGACATTGAAGAGGTGGTTGGGGTCGTAGGCGCTGCGCTTCTTGAAATACATGGTGGAGTTGTTCAGGCCGAAATGGCCAAAATCCCCGATCAGCATGAATACCAGGATGATGTAAGCTATGTAGCCCTGTCCCGTGGGGCCCAGAACCCTGGCCACGATGATGCTGGTGGCGCCGCCGATGACGATCCGCAGGAGTTGGTTGATCAGGTTGCTGCTGATATTGGCCT is from Candidatus Syntrophosphaera sp. and encodes:
- a CDS encoding glutamyl aminopeptidase — protein: MNRRLTVWILGLLMMVGVASLEATQPFWSLEPSTQEIVRADSMTGFLISKYVINLAINDQTQFIQGSVTAYVYAQQNLTGIDYELEGDSLSVNSVLVDGVASAFTHQDGIIHIPLSVSQGIFTTTVHYSGVPSRSPAPYNIGMIFTPNFIYTLSNPDAGRYWWPSYDHPWKKAWVDWHITVREDWLVAANGVRYAITDNGDGTRTHHWTCNSNVATYVMGFAAGPYIEFAQQAGALPVQNFVTSGQLNNAQTDFANVPAMIAFFSDIFGPYPFQKYGHMVVPMTTYAAMEHQTMTTFGAAYLTGNQQYESIVAHELAHQWYGNYVTPITMREVWLKESFATYSEFLWEAHHEGWEAGCDYLRDNIQQYYISWENNNGPQTIFDPEYNMMFAPPTYEKSASVLHMLRLKLGNAAFFQFIQSILTTYPGTNINTAEFIDLAEQAGGLDLTQFFQQWIYSPGIPNATFTVLHNDSGLGKIIGTTTSPTATWFDIDVPISVPGSAVADSVVIRATPGGFVNYFPIGLSDDMSGIRIDPNHWVLTRSFSQNAMLLETCLAYNQAVDLTWSEFGAGIDLNGYHVYRRELPSGAFIRITDNPVLGLAYTDLTVTNGNSYEYYVVAVDTEDFHSLPSNAMLAEPIDFPFDQGFLVVDETRHGNGANISPTDAEVDAFYDYVLQDINYTQWDVDEQPGLSINHLSHHPLVLWHCDDFSDMQLINHLNMLGSYVLSGGKLLISGWKYPSQFDTAFLNKFLPGITPVLNNSAVLVSAQSAAYPNLHPDPAKLATAWNGMLPMSYVFLGAPDPLYRAEILNGGVNDNEPLAIRVEHTGTLALLGFPLYFMLQDEVRAFLNQFLPEFYPPLALSDQPIPGPALALSCHPNPFQQSAEINFSLPADKTPLSLDVYNLRGQKVRNIATGAYFRGTHQAVWNGRDDLGRKVAAGIYLIELRASGQRRNLKILLSQ
- a CDS encoding PTS sugar transporter subunit IIA, whose translation is MLLANLLDPKTIHIEPRVLGREQVYQDIIDRICQQKHYASPLCGKPLLPAIADREKESSMAYPSGIAIPHVRIEGLEDTIIGITFLQNPIDYEGVEVNWVALIFTDKSSSKLYLNVVSALLKLSLDSEAMTQLRSQSDGYGVVNYLRKSNIEVGKDICIADIMVVDPICVSPDAPLSVLDSLMNEHKISMIPVVNDHKHYLGEVNILDVLKVGVPHYVMMIDDLAFLRSYEPLESLFEQEDRILVREVMRRDAKTLSPGASIIEAVYYMIQKRQRYFCVVEGKTLVGVLTAMDVFRKVIKA
- a CDS encoding ArsB/NhaD family transporter, with product MLAAMAIFVISYILIITEWINKMLASLIGGFLLVMTGIITQGEAFRAVDWNVIFFLIGMMLVISVLRKTGVFMYVAIRTAKLARGNPLLIMMMMYVVTAFFAAFLDSVTAIMILVPVVMLICGELKISPIPFIITMSVAANMGGAATMVGDPPNVIIGSATGYNFLDFVYNLAPLVIVAVGFSLGIIYLLFRKNLRVSMKDRAKLMSYQEENLITNKQQLGISLTVLVLMLTGLALDGFLHIGTATISMTAGLFLMVLSNRKKMEPVMAGDIDWVTLFFFTGLFILVEGLVKTGFIDKLARQVIATTHAEPRSTSLAILWISGVFSACIDNVPFVATMIPVLKQIGTVINNPKMMDPVWWSLSLGTCLGGNGTLIGASANIIAVGIAKQSGYHISFLKFTKISIIFTLLSLGLSTVYILVRYF
- a CDS encoding asparagine synthase C-terminal domain-containing protein, with amino-acid sequence MEKSLTDKSLNRGYLWHGGKFHAQISEQIFPEDCSEVRFASILKESDGCFRLVLDREHHIFAAVDRIRSLPLFYALHNNALLLSHDAFELRSRLKTPGLDQNALTEFLLAGYTCLGDTLCPGLKQLEAGQYLVWDKLTQTLEVRDYFIYRQNFDHPADPLAELDKMHERVFSRLIESAAGRTIVVPLSGGLDSRLIAVMLKRLGYPKVMCYTFGSSLQDECVTSRKVARFLNLPWTIIETNRRMWYQAYHSDEMRRYFRFGTNLSSLPHVHDWLAVKQLQERKLIPPDAIIVPGHSGGMFQGADLPLLFENREEITARELLDAILKEHYDLWYCPNDRRNKLFGQRVGDQLQIPENVKVEIAASIFDEWDWRQRQSKLYVNSLRIYDFFGYDWYLPLWDMEYIDFWTRVPLQLRMRRELMNQYAKKCQSVPIPAYNDYPLSRRIHNRYARMQAGNLPDQRYGRFLDYRNRHDYLFTKVSSLLAPNLAYPDFVNPDLNVLDANINALQALYYIRELVSGRLDQ
- a CDS encoding polysaccharide biosynthesis C-terminal domain-containing protein, which produces MGYKANISSNLINQLLRIVIGGATSIIVARVLGPTGQGYIAYIILVFMLIGDFGHFGLNNSTMYFKKRSAYDPNHLFNVNVTALGLIFLVISALVLLLRSTGIALTGYNYLYVFGGLVFVASDLFFTSLHSWYVGDERILESNRYIITVFLVKSALILILWLAGFLTPLTFFGATVLGMLLNALYLARHTGQKYTPAIDTRLLKAEFSYGGVLWLGAIFSFLYFRADQFMIKGMLGISDLGVYSIAVVLAELLFLVPVSINSALLGKLYNIDKPSLARGIMARTLKLTLYVSVALALVGIPLCLLIPAVYGQAYSGAVLSTMILLAGAVFASVAKVAMQYFFTLGRPKVHLYSSLATLAVNVTLNFILIPRYGITGAAIASAISYLGYGLFYIAMFRFREGFSFRDMFQLTSEDLQALWKKA